In Thiovibrio frasassiensis, one DNA window encodes the following:
- the truA gene encoding tRNA pseudouridine(38-40) synthase TruA, with amino-acid sequence MHAHPKRFKLALEFDGGRYSGWQMQADAKSIQGSLLKAAAELFGSEVDVQGSGRTDTGVHGMRFVAHLEVHTEQTPKEIGAELNALLPKDIAILECKRAGPRFHARHNCIGRSYLYQIAKRKSALCRDYVWQIPEPLHAGFMQEAATTLVGMHDFSSFTDRQAIKKKSPLVLVHKAQVAETDDLILFRIVGSHFLWKMVRRIVGVLAEVGKGALTVAEVAHFLEEPVELKAYTAPSQGLFFERAFYDQEELDTFLASEELRSPFF; translated from the coding sequence ATGCATGCACATCCAAAACGATTCAAGCTGGCCCTGGAGTTTGACGGCGGCCGGTACAGCGGCTGGCAAATGCAGGCTGATGCCAAAAGCATTCAGGGGAGTCTGCTGAAGGCGGCGGCCGAACTTTTCGGTTCCGAGGTGGACGTGCAGGGCAGCGGCCGCACCGATACCGGGGTGCATGGCATGCGGTTTGTCGCCCATCTGGAGGTGCATACCGAGCAAACCCCCAAGGAGATCGGGGCGGAGTTGAATGCCTTGCTGCCCAAGGATATTGCTATTCTGGAGTGCAAAAGGGCCGGTCCGCGCTTTCATGCCCGGCATAACTGCATCGGCCGCAGCTATCTCTATCAGATTGCCAAGCGCAAGAGCGCGCTCTGCCGGGATTATGTCTGGCAGATCCCGGAGCCGCTGCACGCAGGATTCATGCAGGAGGCGGCGACAACCCTGGTGGGGATGCACGACTTCAGCTCGTTTACCGACCGCCAGGCAATCAAGAAGAAATCGCCATTGGTGCTGGTCCACAAGGCTCAGGTCGCAGAGACGGACGATCTCATCCTCTTCCGCATCGTGGGCTCGCATTTTCTCTGGAAGATGGTGCGCCGCATTGTCGGGGTGCTGGCCGAGGTTGGCAAGGGAGCGCTCACCGTGGCTGAAGTGGCCCATTTTCTCGAGGAACCGGTGGAGCTGAAAGCGTACACCGCGCCGAGCCAGGGACTTTTTTTCGAGCGGGCCTTCTACGATCAGGAGGAGCTGGATACCTTTCTGGCCTCGGAGGAATTGCGCTCACCCTTTTTCTGA
- the msrB gene encoding peptide-methionine (R)-S-oxide reductase MsrB, with protein MKILGQLVENAGILLLGFALVGLLSAPRAGAAEKSQKAIFAGGCFWCMEKPFEQIEGVFSVTSGYIGGKTENPTYENYGAGGHIEAIEIAYDPAKVSYAKLLDVFWRQIDPTDSTGQFVDRGHAYTSGIFYLNEEQRQLAEKSRNELGARKVFAKPLVTPIVPATRFYPAEAYHQDYYKKNPIRYRYYRNGSGRDQFLGKIWGDEDRAAKKWSETELRKRLTPLQYKVTQEEDTEPAFRNEYWDNKRPGIYVDIVSGEPLFSSLDKYDSGTGWPSFSKPLAPERIVEREDRKLFTTRTEVRSREGNSHLGHVFNDGPPPTGLRYCLNSAALRFIPVAELEKEGYGEFLPLFQKK; from the coding sequence ATGAAGATACTCGGACAGCTTGTGGAGAATGCGGGGATCCTTCTGCTGGGCTTTGCCCTGGTCGGTCTGTTGAGCGCGCCCAGGGCAGGCGCGGCGGAGAAAAGCCAAAAGGCGATCTTTGCCGGGGGGTGTTTCTGGTGCATGGAAAAACCCTTTGAGCAGATCGAGGGCGTATTCTCGGTTACCTCCGGCTATATCGGGGGGAAAACGGAAAACCCCACCTATGAAAACTATGGCGCGGGCGGGCATATCGAGGCGATTGAGATCGCCTATGACCCGGCCAAGGTCAGCTATGCGAAATTGCTGGATGTCTTCTGGCGCCAGATCGATCCCACCGACAGCACCGGCCAGTTTGTCGACCGGGGCCATGCCTACACCTCGGGGATTTTTTATCTGAACGAGGAACAGAGGCAGTTGGCCGAGAAATCCAGAAACGAGCTGGGTGCCCGCAAGGTTTTTGCCAAGCCCCTGGTGACGCCAATTGTGCCGGCCACCCGCTTTTATCCGGCGGAAGCGTACCATCAAGATTATTACAAGAAGAACCCCATCCGTTATCGCTATTACCGCAACGGTTCCGGCCGGGATCAATTTCTGGGCAAGATCTGGGGCGACGAGGACCGGGCGGCCAAGAAATGGAGCGAGACGGAACTGCGCAAGCGGCTTACCCCGCTGCAGTATAAGGTCACCCAGGAGGAGGATACCGAGCCGGCTTTCCGCAACGAATACTGGGATAACAAGCGTCCCGGGATCTACGTGGATATCGTTTCCGGCGAGCCGCTGTTCAGCTCTTTGGACAAGTATGATTCGGGCACGGGCTGGCCGAGCTTCAGCAAGCCGCTGGCTCCGGAAAGAATCGTGGAGCGGGAAGACCGCAAGCTCTTCACCACCCGGACCGAGGTGCGCAGCCGGGAAGGCAACTCGCATCTGGGGCACGTCTTTAACGATGGCCCGCCGCCCACGGGACTGCGCTACTGCCTGAATTCCGCGGCCCTGCGCTTTATCCCCGTGGCGGAGCTGGAAAAAGAAGGGTACGGGGAGTTCCTTCCGCTTTTTCAGAAGAAATAG
- a CDS encoding SulP family inorganic anion transporter: MSTRLVPEFFSCIKDGCDRKNLGREVMAGVLVGIVALPLAIAFAIASGVKPEQGIFTAIIAGFLISFLSGSRVQIGGPTGAFIVVVFGIVAKFGYDGLAMATLMAGVFLVGMGLARMGAVIKFIPYPMTVGFTSGIALIIATTQIKDFFGLTIPAISGEFIHRVMDYGHYADTLNPSALLIGAISLLIIVFWGKVTRKIPGSIIAILVGTGLVYFLGLPVETIGSQFGSVPSMLPMPRLPHLDWGMLPQLIPAALTIALLGAIESLLSAVVADGMTGMRHRSNMELVAQGVANIAVPFFGGIPATGAIARTATNIKNGGRTPVAGMVHAVTLLLILLLFGRWAVLIPMPTLAAVLLVVAFHMSEWQHFVKLFRASKSDILVMLSTFFLTVFVDLTVAIQTGVVLSALLFMNRMAQVTEVRNITAELNEEYGKEDALAIATREVPKGVEVFEIYGPFFFGAVTQFKDTLNILKNPAKVLVLRMRHILTIDATALHALEDLLSKTRKDGTALILSGVRPQLRVSLDRNRFSGKIGPENIYGHIDDALAGARRYLGESAQEGMGE; this comes from the coding sequence ATGAGCACCCGTTTGGTTCCTGAGTTTTTTTCCTGTATCAAGGATGGCTGCGACCGCAAGAATCTGGGCAGGGAGGTCATGGCCGGGGTCCTGGTCGGCATTGTTGCCCTGCCATTGGCCATTGCCTTTGCTATTGCCTCGGGGGTCAAGCCCGAGCAGGGGATCTTTACCGCCATCATTGCCGGTTTTCTCATCTCGTTTTTGAGCGGCAGCCGGGTACAGATCGGCGGACCCACCGGCGCCTTCATCGTGGTGGTGTTCGGGATTGTCGCTAAGTTCGGCTACGACGGTCTGGCCATGGCCACCCTCATGGCCGGGGTATTCTTGGTTGGCATGGGGCTGGCCCGGATGGGGGCGGTGATTAAGTTCATCCCCTATCCCATGACCGTAGGGTTCACCAGCGGCATTGCCCTGATCATCGCCACCACCCAGATCAAGGATTTTTTTGGCTTGACCATCCCCGCCATCTCCGGCGAGTTCATCCACAGAGTTATGGATTACGGACATTATGCCGACACCCTGAATCCCTCGGCCCTGCTGATCGGTGCCATCTCGCTGCTGATTATTGTTTTCTGGGGCAAGGTGACCCGGAAGATCCCCGGCTCCATCATCGCCATCCTGGTGGGCACCGGCTTGGTTTATTTTCTTGGCCTGCCGGTGGAGACCATCGGTTCCCAGTTCGGCAGCGTGCCCAGTATGCTGCCCATGCCGAGGTTGCCTCACTTGGATTGGGGGATGCTGCCGCAGCTGATTCCCGCCGCCCTGACCATCGCCCTGCTGGGGGCCATCGAGTCGCTGCTCTCCGCGGTGGTGGCCGACGGCATGACCGGGATGCGTCACCGCTCCAACATGGAGCTGGTGGCCCAGGGAGTTGCCAACATTGCCGTGCCTTTTTTTGGTGGAATCCCTGCCACCGGCGCCATCGCCCGGACCGCGACCAACATCAAGAACGGCGGCCGCACCCCGGTGGCCGGCATGGTCCATGCAGTTACCCTGCTTCTGATCCTGCTGCTCTTTGGCCGCTGGGCCGTGCTCATCCCCATGCCCACCCTGGCGGCGGTGTTGCTGGTGGTCGCCTTCCACATGAGCGAATGGCAGCATTTCGTTAAGCTGTTTCGCGCCTCCAAATCGGATATTCTGGTGATGCTCTCCACCTTCTTTCTCACGGTTTTTGTCGATCTTACCGTGGCCATCCAGACCGGCGTTGTCCTCTCCGCCCTGCTCTTTATGAATCGCATGGCCCAAGTGACCGAGGTGCGCAATATTACGGCTGAGCTCAACGAGGAGTACGGTAAGGAGGATGCCCTGGCCATTGCCACCCGCGAGGTGCCCAAGGGGGTCGAGGTGTTCGAGATCTATGGGCCGTTTTTCTTCGGGGCCGTCACCCAGTTCAAGGATACCCTGAATATTCTCAAGAATCCGGCCAAGGTCTTGGTCTTGCGCATGCGCCATATTCTGACCATCGACGCCACGGCCTTGCATGCCCTGGAGGATCTGTTGAGCAAGACCCGTAAGGACGGCACCGCCCTGATCCTTTCCGGCGTCCGTCCCCAGCTTCGGGTTTCCCTTGACCGCAACCGGTTCAGCGGAAAAATCGGCCCGGAGAACATCTATGGCCATATCGATGATGCCCTGGCCGGGGCACGAAGGTATCTCGGTGAGTCGGCGCAGGAAGGAATGGGCGAATAA
- a CDS encoding peptidase U32 family protein: protein MMEQKTRRKTELLAPVGSLESFFAALENGADAVYCGLKEFSARAKAKNFTMAEVEKLTMHAHQQHRQLYVALNTLLKEKELPQLVGILADLAGIGIDGLIIQDLGVWRLARNHFPQLPLHASTQLAVHNAAGVLMLEQMGFTRAVLARELSLAEIGAIRQQSTIELEHFVHGALCFSISGQCLFSSAASSMSGNRGRCAQPCRRKYLNREQPGYHFSTSDFCALSQLPQLLKAGVVSLKIEGRMKSADYVARVVAAYRLVLDAPESGRKQAMQEAEEQLALSFGRQATKGFLSGSVPAAIADSSKQGTLGKHLGQVTSLRGGMIGFETSDRLHVGDRIRVQPQNDQAGTGFTVRDLWLEEKKTKAVKAGDFVRVRIPDKGGFFQAGDKVFKVGGKAAFTMSPEACRATLEQVVVPEKSPARKERLDQARTQALASLLPAGVSKPPSAQILTVRGRGPQDLRLLDESGVANLELTLTPESMGGLKKVERPSPDWHGRVIWEIPPMLFGAEWDEYRRAVGMLAGQGFRRFRLNNLGHIPLFAGLSGLTLLGGFRCYVLNSQAALAWQELGLEELTTNLEDDRKNMQELFRRGGHLPPLAVTVYGPLPVMLSRIPVRGVRPGSVLRAEGGEGYRVFQNYGLTEVLAEQDFSLLGFLGGLKDMGCSRIIVDLSHCGGMSAKGKQVFAALAADQTLPETTTFNYKRGLA, encoded by the coding sequence ATGATGGAGCAGAAAACACGCAGAAAAACGGAACTCCTGGCCCCGGTGGGCAGCCTGGAGTCATTTTTCGCCGCCCTGGAAAATGGGGCCGATGCCGTCTACTGCGGCTTGAAGGAGTTTTCCGCCCGGGCCAAGGCCAAGAATTTCACCATGGCCGAGGTGGAAAAGCTCACCATGCATGCCCACCAGCAACACCGCCAGCTCTATGTCGCCCTCAATACCCTGCTTAAGGAAAAGGAACTCCCCCAGCTGGTGGGGATTTTGGCAGACCTGGCCGGGATCGGCATCGATGGCCTGATCATCCAGGATCTCGGGGTCTGGCGCTTGGCCAGAAACCATTTCCCGCAGCTGCCTCTGCACGCCTCAACCCAGTTGGCGGTGCATAATGCGGCGGGCGTTCTCATGCTGGAACAGATGGGGTTCACCCGGGCGGTCCTGGCCCGGGAACTGTCCCTGGCCGAGATCGGGGCCATCCGGCAACAGAGCACCATCGAGCTGGAGCATTTTGTCCACGGGGCCTTGTGTTTTTCCATTTCCGGACAATGCCTCTTTTCTTCGGCCGCCAGCTCGATGAGCGGCAACCGCGGCCGCTGCGCCCAGCCCTGCCGCCGTAAGTATCTCAACAGGGAACAGCCCGGTTATCATTTCTCCACCAGCGATTTCTGCGCCCTTTCCCAGCTGCCGCAGTTGCTCAAGGCCGGGGTCGTCAGCCTCAAGATCGAAGGGCGGATGAAGAGCGCCGACTACGTGGCCCGGGTGGTGGCGGCCTACCGGCTGGTGCTGGATGCCCCGGAAAGCGGGCGCAAGCAGGCGATGCAGGAGGCGGAGGAGCAGCTGGCCCTTTCCTTTGGCCGACAGGCGACCAAGGGTTTTCTCTCCGGTTCCGTGCCGGCGGCGATTGCGGATTCCTCCAAACAAGGAACCCTTGGCAAGCATCTCGGCCAAGTGACTTCGTTGCGCGGCGGCATGATCGGGTTTGAGACCAGCGACCGGCTGCACGTGGGCGATCGAATCCGCGTCCAGCCCCAGAACGATCAGGCCGGCACCGGCTTTACGGTGCGGGATCTCTGGCTCGAAGAGAAAAAAACCAAGGCGGTCAAGGCAGGAGATTTTGTCCGGGTGCGGATTCCCGATAAGGGCGGTTTTTTTCAGGCGGGCGACAAGGTTTTCAAGGTAGGCGGCAAGGCCGCTTTTACCATGAGTCCGGAGGCTTGCCGCGCCACCCTTGAGCAGGTGGTTGTGCCGGAAAAGAGTCCGGCCCGGAAAGAGCGCCTCGATCAGGCTCGGACTCAGGCCCTGGCCAGCCTGCTGCCGGCGGGAGTTTCCAAGCCACCCTCTGCTCAGATTCTCACGGTGCGGGGCAGAGGCCCCCAGGATCTCCGGCTGCTCGATGAATCAGGGGTTGCCAACCTGGAACTGACCCTGACCCCGGAGAGTATGGGGGGTCTGAAAAAGGTGGAGCGGCCGAGTCCCGACTGGCATGGGCGGGTCATCTGGGAAATTCCGCCCATGCTCTTCGGCGCGGAGTGGGACGAATATCGTCGGGCCGTTGGGATGCTGGCAGGCCAGGGTTTTCGCCGGTTCCGCCTCAATAATCTTGGGCATATCCCCCTGTTTGCCGGCTTGTCGGGGTTGACCCTGCTGGGCGGCTTCCGCTGCTACGTTTTGAACAGTCAGGCCGCGCTTGCTTGGCAGGAGCTGGGTCTTGAGGAACTCACCACCAATTTGGAGGACGACCGCAAGAACATGCAGGAGCTCTTCCGCCGGGGTGGCCATTTGCCTCCCTTGGCGGTTACCGTTTACGGACCCTTGCCGGTGATGCTCTCCCGCATTCCCGTCCGGGGAGTGCGGCCCGGTTCGGTGCTGCGGGCGGAAGGGGGAGAAGGGTATCGCGTGTTCCAAAACTACGGCCTCACCGAGGTGCTGGCAGAGCAGGATTTTTCCCTCCTTGGTTTTCTGGGCGGGCTCAAAGATATGGGCTGCTCCCGGATAATCGTCGATCTGAGCCATTGCGGGGGCATGTCTGCAAAGGGGAAGCAGGTCTTCGCAGCGCTTGCTGCCGACCAGACCCTGCCGGAAACCACCACCTTCAATTACAAGCGCGGCTTGGCCTGA
- a CDS encoding glycine zipper 2TM domain-containing protein, translated as MLKRTLMISCVGLLLVSQNVQAGETAQTGALGGAAGGAILGQAIGRNTKGTLLGTAIGGVLGYMVGNEMEKEQGQTVRVYSPPPRVVHQYEDDYDSRVVYYRPVVYERPVVYCPPQRVVRETVIIDRGWDEPHRGRHRGGYYRDHGRQASRFNRDRD; from the coding sequence ATGCTGAAAAGAACCCTGATGATCTCGTGTGTCGGATTATTGCTTGTCAGCCAGAACGTCCAGGCCGGAGAAACTGCCCAGACCGGGGCCTTGGGCGGAGCGGCCGGAGGCGCCATTCTCGGCCAGGCCATCGGCCGCAATACCAAGGGCACCTTGCTGGGCACCGCCATCGGCGGGGTCCTCGGCTACATGGTCGGCAATGAGATGGAAAAGGAACAGGGGCAAACGGTCAGGGTGTACTCGCCACCGCCCAGGGTGGTGCACCAGTACGAGGACGATTATGACTCCCGGGTGGTCTATTACCGGCCGGTGGTCTACGAAAGGCCGGTGGTGTATTGCCCCCCGCAACGGGTGGTCAGAGAGACGGTGATCATCGACCGCGGTTGGGATGAGCCGCACCGCGGCAGACATCGCGGCGGGTACTACCGGGATCATGGCCGGCAGGCAAGCCGTTTCAACCGGGACCGGGATTAA
- a CDS encoding THUMP domain-containing class I SAM-dependent RNA methyltransferase: MRCFASCLEIKLELREVMVLESFVYQKNSSYFAQVAENVEPLAERELTGLGATQVNPVYRGVYFTATPETLYRIVYQTRLCTRVLAPLLHFDCHSTKYLYKTALTIPWVELFDREQTFVITATVSDSKITHSQYASLCLKDAIVDQFQEKFGARPNVDKRNPDLVFNLHIHKNTAVISLDASGASLHRRGYRQETVEAPIQESLAAAILDLTEWNGERTLIDPMCGSGTLLCEGLMRYCRIPASYLRESFGFMRFPDFEPEAWQRVKEDADSLIRPLPEGLITGSDAAKLAVKAARINLGQLPYGKEVPVHSSRFQELAPISDAVIVSNPPYGVRLGAQAEAAALVGELGSFLKHKCTGSTAYLYFGDRELVKKIGLKPAWKKPLSNGGLDGVLAKYEMY; this comes from the coding sequence TTGAGGTGTTTTGCCTCCTGTCTTGAAATCAAACTTGAGTTGCGTGAGGTCATGGTGTTGGAATCCTTTGTCTATCAGAAGAACAGCAGCTACTTCGCCCAGGTGGCGGAGAATGTCGAGCCCCTTGCCGAGCGCGAGCTCACCGGGCTGGGGGCAACCCAGGTCAATCCGGTCTACCGGGGCGTCTATTTCACCGCCACGCCCGAGACCCTGTACCGGATCGTCTACCAGACCCGGCTCTGCACCCGGGTTTTGGCCCCGCTTCTGCATTTCGACTGCCACAGCACCAAGTACCTCTACAAAACCGCGCTGACCATCCCCTGGGTGGAGCTCTTCGACCGGGAGCAGACCTTTGTCATCACCGCCACGGTGAGCGACAGCAAGATCACCCATTCCCAATACGCCTCCCTCTGCCTCAAGGACGCCATCGTCGATCAGTTCCAGGAGAAATTCGGCGCTCGGCCCAATGTGGACAAGCGCAATCCCGATCTGGTCTTCAACCTCCATATCCATAAAAACACGGCGGTGATCAGCCTCGACGCCTCGGGCGCCTCCCTGCACCGGCGCGGCTACCGGCAGGAAACGGTGGAAGCGCCCATCCAGGAATCCCTGGCCGCGGCGATTCTCGATCTGACGGAATGGAACGGCGAGCGCACTCTGATCGACCCGATGTGCGGCTCCGGCACCTTGCTCTGCGAGGGCTTGATGCGCTATTGCCGGATTCCCGCTTCGTATCTGCGGGAGAGCTTCGGTTTCATGCGCTTTCCCGACTTTGAGCCCGAGGCGTGGCAGCGGGTGAAGGAAGATGCGGATTCGTTGATCCGCCCCCTCCCGGAGGGTTTGATTACCGGCAGCGATGCGGCGAAACTGGCGGTCAAAGCAGCGCGGATCAACCTCGGTCAGCTCCCCTACGGCAAGGAGGTCCCGGTACACTCCAGCCGCTTTCAGGAGCTTGCGCCGATCAGCGATGCGGTCATTGTCTCCAACCCGCCCTACGGGGTTCGCTTGGGCGCCCAGGCCGAGGCCGCCGCCCTGGTTGGGGAGCTGGGCAGCTTTCTCAAGCATAAATGCACCGGCTCCACGGCCTACCTCTATTTCGGCGACCGGGAGCTGGTGAAGAAGATCGGCCTCAAGCCCGCCTGGAAGAAGCC
- a CDS encoding MFS transporter: MRRQILLSITIRFLIYFTHWMVLAYLPLLLKGYGLSDVQIGMAIGLFSLSSMALMLPLGMFSDIFSPKRTMLCGALLYAGYFGALLTARSFGWIMAAVCVGGLGSAALVVVSESLYLKHFGQIQRSRRVATYQLSTYLGFGLGPLVGGLVVQASPSLLFSLAMAGAGAIFLCSLFLVDFEPIVFSFREYSGDVLQFKPLLLIACLFVLGTHFGVEQTSFSLLLREKFHLLPRQIGMVFACMGLWMALMVPLVGRYHDKRNSVFLFFLGGMAFSALFQVLTPLAFDIWSLVIIRLLHNLGDTVALLELGVLVALLFPSGRLGGNSGLLYGVRTLATFLAAVVSGSLNREWGYGASFMGSGLFVLCFVALSFAFIGFSARRRQAVGWQEAGQ, encoded by the coding sequence ATGCGCCGCCAGATCCTGTTGTCTATCACCATCCGTTTTCTCATCTATTTCACGCACTGGATGGTGCTCGCCTATCTGCCTCTGCTGCTCAAGGGGTATGGCTTAAGCGATGTGCAGATCGGTATGGCTATCGGCCTTTTTTCCTTGTCGTCCATGGCCCTGATGCTGCCGCTCGGCATGTTTTCCGATATTTTTTCGCCCAAGCGGACCATGCTCTGTGGGGCGCTGCTCTATGCGGGGTATTTTGGCGCCCTCCTCACCGCCCGTTCCTTTGGCTGGATCATGGCGGCGGTTTGTGTCGGCGGCTTGGGAAGCGCGGCCCTGGTGGTGGTGAGCGAGTCCCTGTATCTGAAGCATTTTGGCCAGATTCAGCGGAGCCGGAGGGTGGCGACCTACCAGTTGAGCACCTATCTCGGCTTCGGTCTTGGTCCTCTGGTCGGCGGTCTGGTGGTGCAAGCATCCCCGTCCCTCTTGTTCTCCCTGGCCATGGCTGGGGCCGGGGCGATCTTTCTCTGCTCGTTGTTTCTCGTTGATTTTGAGCCCATTGTCTTTTCCTTTCGGGAATACAGCGGGGATGTTCTCCAGTTCAAGCCCCTGCTGCTGATCGCCTGTCTCTTTGTTCTTGGCACCCATTTCGGGGTGGAGCAGACCTCTTTTTCCCTCTTGCTCAGGGAAAAATTCCACTTGCTCCCCAGGCAGATCGGGATGGTTTTTGCCTGCATGGGGTTGTGGATGGCGCTGATGGTGCCCCTGGTCGGCCGCTATCATGACAAGCGCAACTCGGTGTTTCTCTTCTTTTTAGGGGGGATGGCCTTTTCCGCGCTGTTTCAGGTGCTGACCCCGCTGGCTTTCGACATCTGGAGCCTGGTGATCATCCGTTTGCTCCATAATCTGGGCGACACCGTTGCCTTGCTGGAGCTCGGCGTCCTGGTCGCCCTGCTTTTTCCCTCGGGAAGGCTGGGCGGCAACTCCGGGTTGCTCTATGGGGTGCGCACCCTGGCCACTTTTCTTGCCGCAGTGGTCTCTGGGAGTCTGAATCGGGAGTGGGGGTATGGCGCTTCTTTTATGGGAAGCGGTCTTTTTGTCCTCTGTTTTGTCGCCTTGAGCTTCGCCTTTATTGGCTTCAGTGCAAGGCGGAGGCAGGCGGTGGGTTGGCAGGAGGCTGGGCAATGA
- a CDS encoding cytochrome c3 family protein produces the protein MKKTMIALAMLLAGGLSLSMTDLQAATAPAQELTIKGKKPAQFSHAKHTALGLNCGTCHHDAKHQPLDEKAIAGLANGDGLQCATCHNEKFGNAKLQKAMDVFHGRCKTCHTAGVNGKKGPTACTACHTKAAAALGQKAAPAATAAPAPTKKKAIEGC, from the coding sequence ATGAAAAAAACCATGATTGCCCTTGCCATGCTGTTGGCCGGTGGCCTGAGCCTGAGCATGACCGACCTGCAGGCGGCCACTGCCCCAGCCCAGGAGCTGACGATCAAGGGCAAAAAGCCCGCCCAGTTCAGCCATGCCAAACACACCGCCCTTGGCCTTAACTGCGGAACCTGCCACCACGACGCCAAGCATCAGCCCCTCGACGAAAAAGCCATCGCCGGGCTGGCGAACGGGGACGGCTTGCAATGCGCCACCTGCCACAACGAAAAGTTCGGCAATGCGAAGCTGCAGAAAGCCATGGACGTGTTCCATGGACGGTGCAAAACCTGCCATACTGCGGGAGTGAACGGCAAGAAGGGTCCGACCGCCTGCACCGCCTGCCATACCAAGGCTGCGGCCGCTCTGGGCCAGAAGGCAGCTCCAGCCGCGACAGCCGCTCCGGCCCCGACCAAGAAAAAAGCCATAGAAGGGTGCTGA